Proteins found in one Mixophyes fleayi isolate aMixFle1 chromosome 8, aMixFle1.hap1, whole genome shotgun sequence genomic segment:
- the LOC142100219 gene encoding toll-like receptor 7 — MVQRWLPEFAVIMIFGVSMCLSIFPRFLPCDDEKNATVVNCRSRQLKYVPYISSEGVIALDLSRNHISHLTNRSFSGVPNLETLNMSNNCQPDNLRPDKEHCSVTIELDALASLKHLHNLDLSGNSLTTVPPLPGNITFLNLNLNHIFTLSETALSGLMELTSLLIGWNCYYRNKCNAEFNISEHVLRNITSLKTLVLSFNNISSFPRNLPSSLVDLELAENKIWKIDKEDLCPLPNLKRLDMQWNCQRCDHAAQPCFPCQNNSALQLKTGVFDCLSKLTYLNLRGNSIPTIDSSLFSRLHNLKDLILSDNLLNFERETFFSQLKNIQTLELDFNFQPLKMYKKLIINSSAVAMTSLYKISLVGYFVDILDFDGIKPLLSLPNLAVINLRTNFILQANLSLLLLNKNLRTVSLAENLISFESNCKAERGTTEITEPLLNRHEDAVPGWRESVNPNNKHIEDADVEYAECWQYQRSLDISFNNLMSLRSDDFWGMEDIECLNMSYNYINQRLNGSQFGHLKSLRHLDLSHNRFDLYYYAALSEIPKLKVLNLANNEYQFMMRGVNHRLNFLENLTSLIELNLNNNLIGLRITKELKNPSLEKLFFRKNELVNLWQYGKETYTTMFTNLTRLKVLDISANQLIVIPIPVLENLPLSLEYLSISSNNLYSFHWDNIVHLGNLTHLDLSSNELTSLNSSITSIRSKLVFLNLRSNKISSLNKEFFNSYTELKKLYLSNNQIQNIHVNSFPKQLLQHLDILDVSRNPFKCTCHINWFIQFLMDTKVTVKHLSKEMICDSPDTMRWKSLLSMNPESCQDLYGRMCFICSYLLVITWMVTSTVWKIFSWDLWYTIQVIKASIARYSKLPVETEEYDAYIAFDTNNKAVTDWVYNEFLVCLEGPERGMFNLCLEERDWMVGKPSIENLYEAIYRSKKTVLILTHEGFNTGLLRHAFLMSHQRLLDEKKDVVVLVILDDDMKMSRYLLTRRRLCPNSFLNWPRNPRAHAHFWHSLRVLLRKDSYRYYDHRL, encoded by the coding sequence gTACAAAGGTGGCTTCCAGAATTTGCTGTGATCATGATCTTTGGTGTATCCATGTGTCTAAGCATCTTTCCACGCTTTCTGCCATGTGATGACGAAAAAAACGCTACAGTCGTAAACTGCAGAAGCCGTCAACTGAAATACGTCCCGTACATCTCCTCAGAAGGAGTCATTGCCCTTGATCTGTCACGCAATCATATCTCACATCTCACAAACAGATCCTTCTCTGGTGTCCCAAACCTGGAGACTCTGAATATGAGTAATAACTGCCAGCCCGATAACTTGAGACCGGACAAGGAACATTGCTCTGTGACCATTGAGCTGGATGCTTTAGCGAGTTTGAAACATCTGCATAACCTGGATCTTAGCGGGAACAGTTTGACCACTGTCCCTCCGCTCCCtggaaatataacatttttaaatcttAACCTCAACCATATTTTCACATTGTCAGAGACGGCTCTCTCTGGATTAATGGAATTGACATCTTTGCTGATTGGTTGGAATTGCTATTACCGTAATAAATGCAACGCAGAGTTCAACATCTCAGAACATGTTCTCAGAAACATCACATCCTTAAAAACATTGGTGCTGTCCTTTAATAATATAAGTTCTTTCCCCAGGAACCTTCCATCTTCTCTTGTTGACCTTGAATTGGCCGAGAACAAGATTTGGAAGATAGACAAGGAGGATTTATGTCCCCTACCCAACCTGAAGAGACTGGACATGCAATGGAATTGTCAGCGGTGTGACCACGCAGCTCAGCCTTGCTTCCCATGTCAAAATAACAGTGCCTTGCAGCTTAAAACAGGAGTATTTGATTGTCTCAGCAAGCTCACCTACCTCAATCTCAGGGGTAACTCAATCCCCACCATAGACAGCTCCCTGTTTAGCAGACTGCATAATTTAAAAGATTTGATTTTGTCCGACAACTTACTAAATTTTGAAAGAGAAACCTTTTTCTCACaattaaaaaacatacaaacccTGGAGTTGGATTTCAATTTTCAGCCACTTAAAATGTATAAGAAACTGATTATAAATTCCAGCGCAGTCGCAATGACGTCTCTCTACAAGATATCCCTAGTTGGATACTTTGTCGATATTCTAGACTTTGATGGTATTAAGCCCTTGCTCAGTCTGCCAAACCTTGCTGTAATTAACCTCAGAACAAACTTTATACTCCAGGCAAACTTAAGTTTGCTTTTACTAAATAAGAACCTACGCACTGTAAGCTTGGCGGAAAATCTAATATCTTTTGAATCAAATTGTAAAGCAGAAAGGGGAACAACAGAAATCACTGAACCTCTTCTAAATCGACACGAAGATGCAGTTCCAGGCTGGAGAGAATCTGTAAACCCCAATAATAAACATATTGAGGATGCCGATGTGGAGTATGCAGAGTGTTGGCAATATCAGCGGTCACTTGATATATCCTTTAACAACTTAATGAGTTTGCGCTCAGATGACTTTTGGGGCATGGAAGATATTGAATGTCTAAACATGAGCTATAACTACATCAATCAACGCTTAAACGGTTCTCAGTTTGGCCACTTGAAGTCACTACGCCACTTGGATCTCTCGCATAACAGATTTGACTTGTATTACTATGCAGCTTTAAGTGAAATTCCAAAACTTAAAGTTTTAAATCTGGCTAACAATGAGTATCAGTTCATGATGAGAGGCGTAAACCACAGACTTAACTTCCTGGAAAACCTCACTTCTTTGATAGAATTAAATCTGAACAACAATTTGATTGGTTTGCGCATAACAAAAGAATTGAAGAACCCTTCATTGGAGAAGCTCTTTTTCAGAAAAAATGAATTAGTGAATTTGTGGCAATACGGTAAAGAGACTTATACCACCATGTTCACAAACCTTACACGCCTAAAAGTATTGGACATTAGTGCTAATCAACTGATTGTCATCCCGATTCCAGTTTTAGAAAATTTACCTTTGTCACTTGAATATCTCAGCATTTCTTCTAACAATCTGTATTCATTTCATTGGGACAATATTGTCCACCTTGGCAATCTAACTCACTTGGACCTCAGTTCTAATGAATTAACCTCATTAAACAGCAGCATAACCAGCATCAGAAGCAAGCTTGTCTTCTTAAATCTCAGATCCAATAAGATAAGTTCTCTAAACAAAGAGTTTTTTAATTCATATACGGAGTTGAAGAAGCTATACCTGAGTAACAACCAAATTCAAAACATTCATGTTAATAGTTTTCCCAAGCAGCTCCTCCAACATTTAGATATCCTTGATGTGAGTCGAAACCCTTTTAAATGTACCTGCCACATTAACTGGTTCATTCAGTTCTTGATGGACACGAAGGTAACGGTGAAACATCTCTCTAAAGAAATGATCTGTGACTCACCAGACACTATGAGGTGGAAGTCACTCCTCTCTATGAATCCAGAATCATGTCAAGACTTGTATGGTCGTATGTGCTTTATCTGCTCATATCTGCTGGTGATCACCTGGATGGTCACTTCTACTGTTTGGAAGATCTTCTCATGGGATTTGTGGTACACTATCCAAGTAATAAAGGCATCTATCGCACGTTATTCAAAGTTACCTGTAGAAACAGAGGAGTATGATGCCTATATAGCTTTCGATACAAATAACAAGGCTGTGACAGATTGGGTCTACAATGAGTTTTTGGTGTGTCTGGAAGGACCTGAAAGAGGCATGTTTAATTTATGCCTGGAAGAAAGGGACTGGATGGTTGGGAAACCGAGTATTGAGAACTTGTATGAAGCCATCTACAGGAGCAAGAAGACCGTTTTAATCCTTACCCATGAAGGATTTAACACTGGTCTCCTGCGTCATGCCTTCTTAATGTCCCATCAAAGGCTACTGGATGAGAAGAAGGATGTGGTGGTTCTAGTGATTCTTGATGACGACATGAAAATGTCCAGATACTTACTGACAAGGAGAAGGCTCTGCCCAAACAGTTTCCTGAACTGGCCGAGGAACCCCAGGGCACATGCCCACTTCTGGCACAGCCTCAGAGTGCTTCTGAGAAAAGACAGCTACCGTTACTATGACCATCGCCTCTGA